One window from the genome of Streptococcus halotolerans encodes:
- a CDS encoding DUF3165 family protein — MFYLLVLLAIVLYYFFMAPKTIRSTINSIGFMIVMALLLILAGMSFMKLIRSPGEVYIIAIMLVFGFLAIRDVVRLSSRPFQIRLPFKKEK, encoded by the coding sequence ATGTTTTATTTATTAGTATTACTTGCCATAGTTCTTTACTATTTCTTCATGGCTCCCAAAACTATTCGCAGCACCATTAATTCTATTGGGTTTATGATTGTGATGGCTCTGTTACTTATCTTAGCAGGCATGAGCTTCATGAAGCTTATTAGGTCTCCAGGTGAAGTTTACATCATAGCCATCATGCTTGTTTTTGGTTTTTTAGCGATTAGAGATGTGGTCCGCTTGTCTTCTAGACCATTTCAGATTCGCCTACCTTTCAAAAAAGAAAAATAA
- the typA gene encoding translational GTPase TypA has translation MTNLRTDIRNVAIIAHVDHGKTTLVDELLKQSHTLDARKELEERAMDSNDIEKERGITILAKNTAVAYKETRINIMDTPGHADFGGEVERIMKMVDGVVLVVDAYEGTMPQTRFVLKKALEQDLIPIVVVNKIDKPSARPAEVVDEVLELFIELGADDDQLDFPVVYASAINGTSSMSDNPADQEASMAPIFDTIIEHIPAPVDNSDEPLQFQVSLLDYNDFVGRIGIGRVFRGTVRVGDQVTLSKLDGSTKNFRVTKLFGFFGLERREIQEAKAGDLIAVSGMEDIFVGETVTPQDAIEPLPILRIDEPTLQMTFLANNSPFAGREGKHVTSRKVEERLLAELQTDVSLRVEATDSPDKWIVSGRGELHLSILIETMRREGYELQVSKPEVIIKEIDGVQCEPFERVQIDTPEEYQGAIIQALSERKGDMLDMTMVGNGQTRLIFLIPARGLIGFSTEFLSMTRGYGIMNHTFDQYLPLIPGEIGGRHRGALVSIDAGKATTYSIMRIEERGTIFVNPGTEVYEGMIIGENARENDLGVNITTAKQMTNVRSATKDQTSVIKTPRILTLEESIEFLDYDEYMEVTPESIRLRKQILNKAARDKANKKKKSAE, from the coding sequence ATGACAAATTTAAGAACAGATATCCGCAACGTTGCCATTATAGCCCACGTTGACCATGGTAAAACCACCCTTGTTGATGAGCTTTTGAAGCAATCACACACACTAGATGCTCGTAAAGAGCTTGAAGAGCGTGCAATGGATTCCAATGATATTGAGAAGGAACGTGGGATTACCATTTTAGCTAAAAATACAGCGGTTGCTTACAAAGAGACGCGTATTAATATTATGGATACTCCTGGACACGCGGACTTTGGCGGCGAAGTGGAACGTATCATGAAAATGGTTGACGGAGTCGTTCTAGTTGTCGATGCTTACGAAGGTACTATGCCTCAGACACGATTTGTGTTGAAAAAAGCTCTTGAGCAAGACCTCATTCCAATCGTTGTTGTTAATAAAATCGACAAACCATCGGCTCGACCAGCAGAAGTTGTTGATGAAGTTCTTGAACTGTTCATTGAACTAGGTGCAGATGATGATCAATTGGACTTCCCAGTGGTTTACGCTTCAGCTATTAATGGAACCTCGTCGATGTCTGATAATCCTGCTGATCAAGAAGCTTCAATGGCGCCAATCTTTGATACGATTATCGAACATATTCCAGCTCCGGTTGATAACTCAGATGAGCCACTTCAATTCCAAGTATCTCTTCTTGATTACAACGATTTTGTCGGTCGTATCGGTATTGGGCGTGTCTTTCGTGGGACTGTAAGAGTTGGTGACCAAGTTACCCTCTCAAAACTTGATGGTTCAACTAAAAACTTCCGTGTTACGAAACTATTTGGATTTTTCGGTCTCGAACGCCGTGAAATTCAAGAAGCTAAAGCAGGTGATTTGATTGCTGTTTCAGGTATGGAAGATATCTTCGTCGGTGAAACAGTCACACCGCAAGATGCCATTGAGCCCCTTCCAATCCTTCGAATTGATGAGCCGACCCTTCAAATGACTTTCTTGGCTAATAATTCACCGTTTGCCGGCCGCGAAGGTAAACATGTGACATCGCGTAAAGTGGAAGAACGTTTATTGGCTGAACTTCAGACAGACGTGTCGCTTCGTGTTGAAGCAACTGACTCACCAGATAAATGGATCGTATCAGGTCGTGGTGAATTGCATTTGTCTATTCTTATCGAAACCATGCGTCGTGAAGGTTACGAACTCCAAGTATCAAAACCTGAAGTTATTATCAAAGAAATTGATGGTGTTCAATGCGAACCATTTGAACGTGTTCAAATTGACACACCAGAAGAATACCAAGGTGCCATCATCCAAGCTTTGTCAGAACGTAAAGGTGATATGCTTGATATGACGATGGTTGGTAATGGACAAACGCGTCTGATTTTCTTAATTCCCGCTCGTGGTTTGATTGGATTTTCAACAGAATTCCTTTCAATGACACGTGGTTACGGTATCATGAATCATACCTTTGACCAATACCTACCATTGATTCCAGGCGAAATCGGTGGACGCCACCGTGGTGCTCTTGTTTCCATTGACGCTGGTAAAGCAACGACTTACTCAATCATGCGTATTGAAGAACGCGGTACTATCTTTGTCAATCCAGGAACTGAAGTCTACGAAGGAATGATCATCGGGGAAAATGCTCGCGAAAATGATCTTGGCGTTAACATCACAACTGCTAAACAAATGACCAATGTCCGTTCGGCAACAAAAGATCAAACGTCTGTTATCAAAACACCACGTATTTTGACTCTTGAAGAATCTATCGAGTTCTTGGATTACGATGAGTACATGGAAGTTACGCCAGAATCGATTCGTTTGCGTAAACAAATTTTGAACAAGGCTGCGCGTGACAAAGCTAACAAAAAGAAAAAGTCAGCTGAATAA
- the asnA gene encoding aspartate--ammonia ligase, translating into MQKSFIHQQEEISFVKNTFTQYLKDKLDVVEVQGPILSRVGDGMQDNLSGIENAVRVNVKLIPDDEYEVVHSLAKWKRHTLARFNFGEGEGLFVHMKALRPDEDSLDPTHSVFVDQWDWEKVIPSGQRNLAYLKETVEQIYKAIRLTELAVEARYDIESILPKKITFVHSEDLVKEYPFMTPKERENAITKKHRAVFLIGIGGELSDGQPHDGRAPDYDDWTSASEGNYKGLNGDILVWNDQLGAAFELSSMGIRVDQEALQKQVAITGDEERLQYDWHQSLLNGDFPLTIGGGIGQSRLVMFLLRKQHIGEVQSSVWPTDVRNAFEHIL; encoded by the coding sequence ATGCAGAAAAGTTTCATTCATCAACAAGAAGAGATTTCTTTTGTCAAAAATACATTTACGCAGTATCTGAAGGATAAACTTGATGTTGTTGAAGTACAAGGTCCGATTTTAAGCCGTGTGGGAGACGGCATGCAGGATAATTTATCCGGTATTGAAAATGCGGTTCGTGTTAACGTGAAATTGATTCCTGACGATGAGTATGAAGTTGTCCATTCTCTTGCTAAATGGAAACGTCACACACTGGCTCGCTTTAACTTTGGTGAAGGTGAGGGGCTTTTTGTCCATATGAAGGCTCTTCGACCAGACGAAGATTCCCTTGACCCTACCCATTCTGTGTTTGTGGATCAATGGGATTGGGAAAAGGTTATTCCCAGTGGACAGCGGAATTTAGCTTATTTGAAAGAAACCGTTGAGCAGATTTATAAGGCTATTCGATTGACAGAGTTGGCTGTCGAAGCCCGTTATGACATTGAGTCCATTCTTCCTAAAAAGATCACTTTTGTCCACTCTGAAGACTTGGTCAAAGAGTATCCTTTTATGACTCCAAAAGAACGTGAAAATGCTATTACTAAGAAACACCGTGCTGTCTTTTTGATTGGGATTGGCGGAGAACTCAGTGATGGTCAACCTCATGATGGGCGTGCGCCAGACTACGATGACTGGACATCAGCGTCTGAAGGAAATTACAAAGGTTTAAATGGGGACATTCTGGTCTGGAATGATCAACTCGGAGCAGCTTTTGAATTGTCTTCTATGGGCATTCGTGTTGACCAAGAAGCCCTTCAAAAACAAGTGGCCATTACAGGTGATGAAGAACGTCTGCAATACGATTGGCACCAATCACTACTCAATGGTGATTTCCCATTGACTATTGGAGGGGGTATCGGTCAGTCTCGCTTGGTAATGTTTTTACTTCGTAAACAACATATCGGTGAAGTTCAATCAAGCGTTTGGCCGACAGATGTTCGTAATGCTTTTGAACATATTTTGTAA
- a CDS encoding rhodanese-like domain-containing protein, which yields MFWIILIAVSLVILAYSAWNYFRLKKAATFVDNAEFAQLMRVGQLIDIREPSRFHQKHILGARNFPFQQFEASLGALTKEKPVLIYDDNRGALIPRVANILKKAGFERVYVLENGFDGWDGKVK from the coding sequence ATGTTTTGGATTATTTTAATTGCCGTCAGCCTAGTGATTCTTGCTTATTCTGCTTGGAATTATTTCCGTTTGAAAAAAGCAGCAACTTTTGTGGATAATGCAGAATTTGCGCAGCTTATGCGAGTTGGTCAGCTGATTGATATTCGTGAACCTAGTCGCTTCCATCAAAAACACATTCTGGGAGCACGTAACTTTCCTTTTCAACAATTTGAAGCATCACTTGGAGCCTTGACTAAAGAAAAACCGGTTCTCATCTATGACGACAACCGTGGTGCTTTGATTCCTAGAGTAGCCAATATACTTAAAAAAGCAGGGTTCGAGCGAGTTTATGTATTGGAAAATGGCTTTGATGGCTGGGATGGTAAGGTAAAATAA
- a CDS encoding ROK family glucokinase — MSKKLLGIDLGGTTIKFGILTEAGEVQEKWAIETNVLEDGKHIVPDIVASIKHRLDLYGLTSEDFVGIGMGSPGAVDRDKKTVTGAFNLNWKETQEVGSIIEKETGIAFAIDNDANVAALGERWVGAGANHPDVVFVTLGTGVGGGVIADGNLIHGVAGAGGEIGHMVVEPDTGFECTCGTIGCLETVASATGVVRVARRLAEGYEGDSPIKAAIDNGENVSSKDIFEEAQKGDNFANSVVDKVCFYLGLAAANIANLLNPDSIVIGGGVSAAGEFLRSRVEANFKKYTFPQVRQSTQIKLAELGNDAGIIGAASLARTEN; from the coding sequence ATGAGTAAAAAATTATTAGGTATTGACCTTGGTGGCACAACGATCAAATTTGGCATTTTGACAGAAGCGGGAGAAGTCCAAGAAAAATGGGCGATTGAAACTAATGTTCTTGAAGATGGCAAACACATCGTCCCAGATATTGTGGCTTCAATCAAGCACCGTTTGGACCTGTATGGACTAACGAGTGAGGATTTTGTGGGTATTGGCATGGGATCACCTGGTGCAGTTGATCGTGATAAAAAAACGGTTACAGGAGCCTTTAACCTTAACTGGAAGGAAACTCAAGAAGTGGGTTCTATTATCGAAAAAGAAACCGGTATTGCTTTTGCCATTGATAATGATGCTAACGTTGCTGCTCTTGGGGAACGTTGGGTAGGTGCTGGTGCTAACCATCCAGATGTGGTTTTCGTGACACTAGGAACTGGCGTCGGTGGTGGCGTTATTGCTGATGGAAATCTTATCCATGGTGTCGCTGGTGCTGGTGGTGAGATTGGTCACATGGTTGTTGAGCCTGATACTGGTTTTGAGTGTACTTGCGGCACTATCGGCTGCCTTGAAACGGTTGCTTCAGCTACCGGTGTGGTTCGTGTGGCTCGCCGTTTAGCAGAAGGCTATGAGGGTGACTCACCTATTAAGGCAGCTATTGATAATGGTGAGAATGTGTCAAGTAAAGATATTTTTGAAGAAGCTCAAAAAGGTGATAACTTTGCCAATAGTGTTGTTGATAAAGTCTGCTTCTATCTTGGTCTAGCAGCTGCTAATATTGCCAACCTTTTGAATCCTGATTCAATCGTTATTGGTGGAGGTGTTTCTGCAGCTGGTGAATTCCTACGTAGCCGTGTCGAAGCTAACTTTAAGAAGTACACTTTCCCTCAAGTCCGTCAGTCAACGCAAATTAAATTGGCTGAGTTGGGAAATGATGCTGGAATTATTGGAGCAGCAAGCTTAGCAAGAACTGAGAACTAA
- a CDS encoding YqgQ family protein — translation MKTLYDVQQLLKQFGIYVYVGKRLFDIELMKLELARLHDNGLIARDQYLQAELVLRREHRLELEKEAKNE, via the coding sequence ATGAAAACTCTTTACGATGTTCAACAATTACTTAAACAATTTGGGATATATGTTTATGTCGGCAAGCGTCTTTTTGATATCGAACTCATGAAATTAGAATTGGCTAGACTCCATGATAATGGTCTGATTGCACGCGACCAATATTTGCAAGCTGAGTTGGTTTTAAGGCGAGAGCACCGTTTAGAACTAGAAAAGGAAGCGAAAAATGAGTAA
- a CDS encoding Dps family protein yields MVYEKTQAVLNQAVADLSKAASIVHQTHWYMRGPGFFHLHPKMDELMDDLNDILDIMSERLITIGGAPYSTLKEFDDHSKLTEEVGSYDKSMAERLEKLADVYSYLSDLFQEGLDASDKEGDDPSNGIFSDAQDTVQKTLWMLQAELGRPTGL; encoded by the coding sequence ATGGTATACGAAAAAACACAAGCAGTTCTTAATCAAGCCGTTGCAGATCTTTCAAAAGCAGCATCAATTGTTCACCAAACACACTGGTACATGCGCGGACCTGGCTTTTTCCATTTACATCCTAAAATGGATGAGTTGATGGATGACTTGAATGACATTCTTGATATTATGAGCGAGCGCTTAATCACTATTGGTGGTGCCCCATACTCTACGTTGAAAGAATTTGATGACCATTCTAAATTAACTGAAGAAGTGGGATCTTACGATAAATCTATGGCAGAACGTTTAGAGAAGTTAGCTGATGTTTATTCTTATCTTTCAGACCTCTTCCAAGAAGGTTTAGATGCCAGTGACAAAGAAGGAGACGATCCATCAAATGGCATTTTTTCAGATGCTCAGGATACTGTTCAAAAAACATTATGGATGTTACAAGCAGAACTTGGTCGTCCTACTGGATTATAA
- a CDS encoding prepilin peptidase encodes MTILIFFIGATLGSFIGLVLDRFPEQSIISPSSHCFSCHTRLKWYDLLPILSQLLSKSRCRYCQTRLPIHYAVIETSYGLLALLLFWQILTASQAMLLATSICLSLYDLKSHSFPFIIWLMVFLPMAVTNHWQPVTTVFILLGILADIQDIKMGSGDFLYLALLSLTMSFQAILWIIQIASLLGILILMTKKDRELAFVPYLSLSYMIVLVFHYTSL; translated from the coding sequence ATGACTATCTTAATCTTTTTTATCGGTGCTACACTCGGTTCTTTTATTGGACTGGTCCTTGACCGTTTTCCTGAACAATCCATTATCTCGCCTTCCAGTCACTGCTTTTCTTGCCATACCCGCCTAAAGTGGTATGATCTCCTTCCTATCCTCTCTCAACTGCTAAGCAAGAGTCGCTGTCGCTATTGTCAGACAAGGCTACCTATCCATTATGCGGTTATCGAAACAAGCTACGGTCTACTGGCCTTATTGCTTTTTTGGCAAATCCTAACTGCTAGTCAAGCTATGTTATTGGCGACCAGCATCTGTTTATCTCTTTACGATCTCAAATCACATTCCTTTCCTTTCATCATCTGGTTAATGGTTTTTCTTCCTATGGCAGTCACAAACCATTGGCAGCCTGTCACAACCGTTTTTATCCTTCTAGGGATTTTGGCAGATATCCAAGATATTAAAATGGGTAGCGGTGATTTTCTCTACCTTGCTCTACTCTCTTTAACAATGTCTTTTCAAGCTATTTTATGGATTATTCAAATAGCCTCACTTTTAGGGATTTTGATATTGATGACTAAAAAAGATAGAGAACTAGCATTTGTTCCCTACCTCAGTTTGTCTTATATGATTGTGTTAGTCTTCCATTACACCAGCTTGTAA
- a CDS encoding ABC transporter ATP-binding protein — protein sequence MTSKGQQWQVFKRLIGYLKPYKLWTILALVLLLLTSVVKSLIPLVASHFIDQYLSNVTGVAVMVLVGYYGMYLLQTLIQYLGNYFFARVSYSIVRDIRRDAFSNMERLGMSYFDQTPAGTIVSRITNDTEAVSEMFSGILSSFISAIFIFTVTLYTMLTLDVRLTGFVVLFLPLIFILVNLYRKRSVVIIAKTRAFLSDINSKLSESIEGIRIIQAFGQEVRLQEEFDAINDQHFEYSRRSMSLDSLFLRPAMSLLKLLAYAVLMAYFGYRGNELGITAGMMYAFIQYINRLFDPLIEVTQNFSVLQTSMVSASRVFELIDENGYEPKQNAQDIQMIDGNIEFKNVSFSYDGKHQILKDISFKVNKGETIAFVGPTGSGKSSIINVFMRFYEFQSGQVLVDGIDIRNYPAHELRNNVGLVLQDPFLYHGDIKSNIAMYKDLTDEEIKAAAEFVDADHFIQKLPDQYDHAVAERGSGFSTGQRQLLAFARTVAAQPKVLILDEATANIDSETEILVQHSLEKMRQGRTTIAIAHRLSTIQDADCIYVLDKGRIIESGRHEELLALGGTYQKMYQLQAGVMED from the coding sequence ATGACATCTAAAGGTCAACAATGGCAAGTTTTTAAACGATTAATCGGCTATTTGAAGCCTTATAAATTATGGACAATCTTAGCCCTAGTCTTACTATTACTAACGTCAGTGGTTAAGAGCTTGATCCCTTTAGTTGCCTCGCATTTTATTGACCAGTACCTTTCCAATGTAACAGGTGTTGCTGTTATGGTTTTGGTTGGTTATTATGGTATGTATCTTTTGCAGACGCTTATTCAGTATTTGGGGAACTATTTCTTTGCGCGGGTATCATATAGTATTGTACGCGATATTCGTCGCGATGCTTTTTCTAACATGGAAAGATTAGGCATGTCTTATTTTGATCAGACACCAGCAGGTACTATTGTGTCTCGTATCACCAATGATACTGAAGCTGTCAGCGAGATGTTCTCAGGAATCCTATCTAGCTTTATTTCTGCCATTTTCATTTTTACAGTAACGCTTTACACCATGCTAACGCTGGATGTGCGTTTAACAGGATTTGTTGTTCTCTTTTTACCTCTTATCTTTATTTTGGTAAATCTTTACCGCAAGCGTTCGGTGGTCATTATTGCTAAAACACGTGCCTTTTTGAGCGACATTAATTCCAAGTTATCTGAAAGCATCGAAGGGATCCGCATCATCCAGGCTTTTGGTCAAGAAGTGCGCTTGCAAGAAGAATTCGATGCTATCAACGACCAGCATTTTGAGTATTCAAGGCGGTCAATGTCGCTAGATAGTCTCTTCTTGCGCCCAGCGATGAGTCTTTTAAAACTTTTGGCCTACGCTGTTTTGATGGCTTACTTCGGCTACCGAGGGAATGAACTTGGTATTACAGCAGGTATGATGTATGCCTTTATACAATATATCAATCGTCTCTTTGATCCGCTGATCGAAGTGACACAAAATTTCTCGGTCCTACAGACTTCCATGGTATCTGCTAGTCGTGTTTTCGAACTCATTGATGAGAATGGCTATGAACCTAAGCAGAATGCACAGGATATTCAGATGATTGACGGAAATATTGAATTTAAGAATGTTTCTTTCTCATACGATGGGAAACATCAGATTCTCAAGGATATTTCCTTTAAAGTGAACAAGGGGGAAACCATTGCCTTTGTTGGTCCGACTGGTTCTGGCAAATCGTCAATTATTAACGTTTTCATGCGTTTTTATGAGTTTCAATCCGGTCAAGTGTTAGTTGATGGCATTGACATTCGTAATTACCCCGCTCATGAGTTAAGAAATAATGTTGGTCTCGTTTTACAGGATCCTTTCTTATACCATGGGGATATTAAATCCAATATTGCTATGTATAAGGATCTAACAGACGAAGAAATCAAAGCGGCGGCAGAGTTTGTAGATGCGGACCACTTTATTCAAAAACTACCAGACCAATACGACCACGCCGTTGCTGAACGCGGCTCTGGCTTTTCAACAGGTCAACGCCAACTTCTGGCATTTGCAAGAACAGTTGCCGCCCAACCTAAAGTGCTAATCTTAGATGAGGCCACTGCCAATATTGACTCTGAAACTGAAATTTTAGTGCAACATTCTCTTGAGAAGATGCGACAAGGTCGAACAACCATTGCTATCGCTCACCGTTTATCAACTATCCAAGATGCAGATTGCATCTATGTTTTAGACAAAGGTCGTATCATTGAAAGTGGTCGTCACGAAGAACTCCTTGCTCTTGGAGGGACCTACCAGAAAATGTATCAATTACAAGCTGGTGTAATGGAAGACTAA
- a CDS encoding ABC transporter ATP-binding protein codes for MNNTEKKDRPKNILVRLGWFFKLEKKAYLIGITSLMLVSVLNLIPPMIMGRVIDNITTQSLEETVLLWNLFLLVLAAVGMYALRYVWRMYILGTSYRLGQIMRSRLFEHFTRMSPSFYQKYRTGDLMAHATNDINALTRLAGGGVMSAVDASVTAAVTLLTMFLSISWQMTIVAIIPLPFMAYATSRLGRKTHKAFGQSQAAFSELNNKVQESVSGIKVTKSFGYQAEELASFQETNEMTFKKNMYTKKYDVLFDPLVLLFIGASYTLTLVMGSVMVSKGQVTVGNLVTFITYLDMLVWPLMAIGFLFNMVQRGTVSYDRIEHLLNQQSDVQNPENPLPSIQNGDITFDINHFDYDDASYTTLEDIHFTLKKGQTLGLVGQTGSGKTTLIKLLLREHDVTEGRIILDGNNIKDYHLADLRRLTGYVPQDQMLFATSIINNVRFGDIKLGIDRVERATQLSHVYDDIKAMPEGFDTLIGEKGVSLSGGQRQRIAMSRAMILDPEILILDDSLSAVDARTEHSIIENLKASRQDKTTIISAHRLSAVVHADLILVMQDGHIIERGNHEELLAQKGWYARTYESQQLAEAVEEEVGYDI; via the coding sequence ATGAATAATACAGAGAAAAAAGATAGACCAAAGAATATTTTGGTTAGGTTAGGATGGTTTTTTAAGCTTGAGAAAAAAGCCTATCTGATTGGAATTACTTCCTTGATGTTGGTTTCAGTGCTCAACTTAATTCCCCCAATGATTATGGGGAGGGTCATTGATAATATTACAACGCAGAGCTTAGAAGAAACGGTACTTTTGTGGAATCTCTTTCTATTAGTTTTAGCAGCGGTGGGTATGTATGCTTTACGATATGTTTGGCGCATGTACATTTTAGGGACTTCCTACCGACTAGGACAAATTATGCGATCACGTCTTTTTGAGCATTTCACACGCATGTCACCTTCTTTTTACCAAAAATACCGGACAGGTGACTTGATGGCTCATGCGACCAATGATATCAATGCTTTGACACGTTTAGCAGGTGGTGGCGTTATGTCTGCTGTTGACGCCTCTGTTACAGCAGCAGTGACTCTTCTCACCATGTTTTTAAGTATTTCATGGCAAATGACCATAGTGGCGATCATCCCCCTACCATTCATGGCTTATGCCACTAGTCGACTTGGCCGAAAAACGCATAAAGCTTTTGGGCAATCCCAAGCAGCTTTCTCAGAACTCAATAACAAGGTTCAAGAAAGTGTTTCAGGAATCAAAGTAACCAAGTCTTTTGGTTATCAAGCTGAAGAGTTAGCGTCATTCCAAGAGACTAATGAAATGACTTTTAAAAAGAACATGTACACTAAAAAATACGATGTTCTCTTTGATCCACTAGTTCTTTTGTTTATTGGAGCCTCCTACACCCTTACTTTGGTCATGGGTTCTGTTATGGTATCGAAAGGACAGGTTACGGTTGGTAATTTGGTGACCTTTATTACTTACCTTGATATGTTGGTATGGCCTTTGATGGCGATTGGTTTTTTGTTTAATATGGTACAACGTGGGACAGTGTCTTACGATCGTATCGAACATCTCTTGAATCAACAATCAGATGTTCAAAACCCAGAAAATCCTCTGCCTAGTATCCAGAACGGGGATATTACCTTTGATATCAATCATTTTGATTATGACGATGCTTCTTATACAACCTTAGAAGATATTCATTTCACTTTGAAAAAAGGCCAAACCTTAGGCTTAGTTGGTCAGACGGGCTCAGGTAAAACAACCCTCATCAAGTTACTTCTGCGAGAGCATGACGTGACAGAAGGTCGGATTATCTTGGATGGAAATAATATCAAGGATTATCACTTAGCTGATCTGCGTCGATTGACAGGGTACGTTCCCCAAGATCAAATGTTATTTGCAACAAGTATTATCAATAATGTCCGCTTTGGGGATATCAAATTAGGCATTGATAGAGTAGAGCGTGCCACACAACTATCACATGTTTACGACGATATTAAGGCCATGCCAGAAGGCTTTGATACTCTAATTGGAGAAAAAGGGGTATCGCTTTCAGGCGGTCAAAGACAGCGTATTGCCATGAGTCGTGCGATGATTTTGGATCCTGAGATTTTGATTTTAGATGATTCGCTATCAGCAGTGGATGCTCGAACAGAACACAGCATTATCGAAAATCTGAAAGCCAGTCGTCAGGATAAGACAACTATTATTTCTGCGCATCGTCTCTCAGCAGTCGTACATGCAGATCTTATCTTGGTAATGCAAGATGGGCATATCATTGAGCGAGGAAACCATGAAGAACTCTTGGCACAAAAGGGTTGGTATGCAAGAACTTATGAATCCCAGCAATTAGCTGAAGCAGTAGAAGAGGAGGTGGGGTATGACATCTAA
- a CDS encoding VanZ family protein, giving the protein MLGNVFNEKAQLHKNYRKPVFLALVLYAGLIGVMCFGPQSSISGVTTPNIIYLGRLRLLLVPFNSFVTFNELETLREKVWVVGQNVANIFLLYPLGICVHLLWNRWSTPQKSLLLGFGMSIFIETTQLVLDLLFDVNRVFEVDDLWTNALGVFLAYLTVKWVKRKWLSSKYPID; this is encoded by the coding sequence GTGTTAGGAAATGTGTTTAACGAAAAAGCTCAATTGCATAAAAACTATCGTAAGCCTGTTTTTCTGGCATTGGTGCTTTACGCAGGGTTAATTGGCGTTATGTGTTTTGGGCCTCAATCATCAATATCTGGCGTTACCACCCCTAATATCATTTATCTTGGTCGCCTGAGATTACTCCTTGTTCCCTTTAACTCTTTTGTAACTTTTAATGAGTTGGAAACACTGCGAGAAAAAGTTTGGGTTGTCGGGCAAAATGTAGCCAATATTTTTTTACTCTATCCTTTGGGGATTTGTGTTCATCTGCTTTGGAACAGATGGTCAACCCCACAAAAATCTCTCCTGTTGGGATTTGGGATGAGTATCTTTATTGAAACGACCCAGCTTGTTTTAGACCTGTTATTTGATGTCAATCGCGTTTTTGAAGTGGATGATTTGTGGACAAATGCCTTGGGAGTATTTTTAGCCTATCTTACCGTCAAGTGGGTAAAGCGAAAATGGTTGTCAAGCAAGTATCCTATAGATTGA
- a CDS encoding YutD-like domain-containing protein — protein sequence MRKEVLPEQFNYNKFPGPSFLHFGDMVKSEDGAIHFKLVQNNKDAFNSETFGQRFSEILLKYDYLVGDWASDQLRIKGFFRDNHNVRRSSRLSRIDDYLKEYCAFGCAYFILENEQPVEIAFEEEKVSKRKRSRKRKSTKVTTTNPTSQKETEKSRKVTSSKNNSKRSELSNDNEHFSSRKRRPKTQSQKQKRDNPAKASDKAGGQHQHFTIRKKS from the coding sequence TTGCGAAAAGAAGTGTTACCAGAACAATTCAATTATAATAAATTTCCAGGACCTAGTTTTCTTCATTTTGGGGATATGGTCAAGAGTGAAGATGGCGCTATTCATTTTAAGCTGGTTCAAAATAATAAGGATGCCTTTAACTCAGAAACTTTTGGGCAACGTTTCTCAGAGATTCTTTTAAAATATGATTACCTTGTCGGTGATTGGGCGAGTGATCAGTTACGGATTAAAGGTTTTTTTAGAGATAATCATAATGTCCGAAGATCTAGTCGATTATCTAGAATTGATGATTATCTGAAAGAATACTGTGCCTTTGGGTGCGCTTATTTCATTTTGGAGAATGAGCAACCTGTGGAAATAGCTTTTGAAGAAGAAAAAGTTTCTAAGCGAAAACGTAGTCGTAAACGCAAATCAACTAAAGTCACAACGACTAACCCTACTTCCCAAAAAGAGACCGAGAAATCTCGAAAAGTAACATCATCTAAAAATAACTCTAAACGATCAGAACTTTCCAATGACAATGAGCATTTTTCAAGTCGAAAACGTCGACCAAAAACGCAAAGTCAAAAGCAAAAAAGAGACAATCCTGCTAAAGCTTCTGACAAAGCAGGTGGACAACATCAGCATTTTACTATCCGCAAGAAAAGTTAG